TGGGATGGCCGAGTGGTTTAAGGCGGCAGCCTTGAAAGCTGCTGTGGCGTAATGCCACCGTGGGTTCGAATCCTACTCCCACCGCCATGAAATGGTGGAGAGGTGCGAGAGCGGCCGAATCGGGCAGCCTGCTAAGCTGTTGCGCGGGTAACCGCGCCGTGGGTTCGAATCCCACCCTCTCCGCCATATCTTCCCCCCCGCTCAAGCGAGCGCCCATAGCTCAGTGGATAGAGCATCTGACTACGGATCAGATGGTCGGGGGTTCGAATCCTCCTGGGCGCTCCACCTCCACCTGCTGACGAGATAGACGTCCGAGTACTGACAGCGCGTGGTTCAGATGGAAATGGCGGAGGGGACAGGCTTAAAGGCCTATCCCCTGCGGATTTATCCCAGCACCTCTGGATTAACGATTGTGGGAGGCCGTTTCCCCTCAAAGAAGGCGATGATATTCTCGGCAGCGAGAGTTGCCATTCTAGTTCTGGTCTCAACGGATGCGCTGGCGATATGAGGGGTGAGGACGACGTTATCAAGTTCAGCAAGCCCTGGGCTCAGTTCGGGTTCGTTTTCATAGACATCCAGCCCCGCTCCGGCGATCTCTCCTTTCCTCAACGTTTCCACCAACGCCCTTTCATCAACGACGGGTCCCCTTGAGGTGTTTATGAGGTATGCCGTCTTCTTCATGAGCTTCAATTCCCTCTCACCGATAAGATGCCTGGTTGACGGCATAAGGGGAACATGTAGGGTTACGAAATCCGATTCCCTAAGCAGCTCATCCAGTTCTACCTTCTTCGCCCCCACCTCCTTCTCGATCTCCTCATTGCGGACCACATCTGTGTAAAGCACCCTCATGTTAAACCCCCTGGCGCGTTTGGCGACGGCGGAGCCGATTCTCCCGACTCCTACCACCCCCAGGGTCTTGCCGTATACATCACCGCCCAGGAACATCATCGGCCCCCAGCCTTTGAACTTCCCAGCACGTGTGAACTTGTCCGCCTCGGCAACTCTCCTGGCCACGGCAAACATAAGCGCCCAAGCCATATCGGCTGTGGTTTCAGTTAGAACACCCGGCGTGTTCGTCACGGCTATCTTCCTTTTCGTCGCGGCATCCACATCGATATTGTCATATCCCACAGCATAGTTGGCGATTATCTTCAGATTCCCACCGGCCGCATCCATCACCTCGGCATCTACCTTATCCGTCAAAAGGGGTAACAGTGCATCAATCCCCTTGACCTTTTCCATGAGAACCTCTCTCGGTATCGCTCTATCCTCAGGATAGATCTCGACATCGAACCTCTCCTCAAGCATATCTATGGCGGGCTGAGGGAGCCTTCTGGTGACATATACCTTCCTTCTCATCTCGACCTCCTTGCCAGGCTTGATCTTTAAGGTGATTATAGCACTGATAGAGCGGAAGGGTCAAGCGGGTTAAAACAGCTTGCCCGGGTTCAAGATACCGTTTGGGTCAAAGCTCTGTTTTACCCTTCGCATAAGCTCGATCTCCCTTCGCTTTGTCTCTGAAAGGATCTTCTTCTTCAGAAAGCCGATCCCGTGTTCACCGCTCGCTGCTCCGCCGAGCCGGCAGGCGATTATCGCCAGTTCATCCAAAATCTTCTCCATTATACCCTGCCATCTCTCCGGCGACATTCCTTCCGGCTTCATCGGCGCCGGATGGAGGTTCCCATCCCCCACGTGGGCAGCACATGGTATTCTAACATTGTATCTCTCAGACACCTTCCTTATTTCATCCATCATCCTCGGTATCTGTGAAGTGGGGACGACTATATCCCCTGTACTGGAGTATGGGTCAAAGGCCCTAATTCCTTCCAACCAATTCCTTCTCACCCTCCAGATCATCTCTGAGGTGAAGGGGTTATCGGCGACGAACACCTCTAAAGCGCCTTCATCCAGACACATTTTCCCCGCCTTCTCATAGATGTCCGCCAGCTCCTCCTTGCCCCTACCGTCGAACTGGATGATCAGATATGCCTCGGCTTTCTCCTGGAAAGGCAGGCTTGTGTCGAGATATTCTGTAGTCAGTTCGACGGAAAGCCTATCGATGAACTCGACGGAAGTAGGTAAAACCTTGCTCTCAGTTATCACCTTCGGGACGGTATAGATGGCCTCCTGAACGGATCCGAACGGCACAAGCAGGTCTACGGTTTTCCCAGGCTGCGGTATGAGATTAAGATAAGCTTTGGTAAATACGCCTAGGGTCCCCTCCGAGCCGACGAGGAACTTGACGAAGTTGTAACCGCTAGAGTCCTTCCTCCTCTTGCCGCCGAACTGAACGATCTCGCCTGTCGGCAGGACCACCTCTAATCCTAGGACGTGATGGCCGGTATTGCCGTATTTTATGACCTTGCTTCCTCCGGCGTTCGTGGCGATATTTCCGCCTATAAAGCTTGTCTCAACGCTCATCGGATATCCGGCGTAGAAGAGACCCTCCTCAGCTACCTTCCTACACAGATCGTTCGTGATGACACCCGGCTCCACGACCGCGACGAGGTTTACTTTATCTATCTCCAGGACCCTGTTCATCCTCTCAAGTGAGAGGACAACGCCTCCATATATCGGCACGCATGCCCCCGCAAGGCCGCTCCCCGCTCCTCTGGGGGTAACAGGGATGCGTTCTCTATTAGCGAGTTTTATCACTTCAGCGATCTCCTCGGCAGCGGCCGGTTTTACCACCACCTCCGGCATGTGAAAGTAGAATTTCCCCGCCTCATCATGGGAGTAACCTTCAAGTTTCTCTTTCTCCTCGTATATGACGTTCCTCTCGCCGCAGATCTCCCTCAGCTCCTTCACGATCTCAGGCGTGACCTTCTTATACCTCATCTTCCATCCCCCCTTTAATTGCTTTCAATTTCTCTATGAGAACAGGAAGCACCTCGAACAGATCACCCACTATGCCGAAATCGACCACTTTAAAGATGTTGGCGTCCGGATCCTTATTTATGGCGACGATGACCTCCGATGAGGACATACCCGCTAGGTGCTGAACAGCTCCAGATATGCCGACAGCCATATAGAGTTTGGGACTGACCGTCTTACCGCTGAGGCCGATCTGATGTGAGTACGGTATCCAACCCATATCCACCGCCATCCTTGATGCTCCCACGGAGCCTCCCAGGATTTGAGCGAGTTCGAATAGTAATTGAAAGTTCCTGCTATCTTTCAGCCCCTTTCCTCCGGAGATCACGATATCAGCGTCCTGAATGGGAGATTCAGATGTCTCATCCCTTATAAACCCCACCCGCTTCACCCTCGATCGAAGGAAATCCCCGTCGAACTCCTTGAGGATAAGTTCGCCCTTTCTTGAAGTATCCCTCGGGAGAGG
The sequence above is a segment of the Candidatus Poribacteria bacterium genome. Coding sequences within it:
- a CDS encoding electron transfer flavoprotein subunit alpha/FixB family protein, translating into MMEEFRGVWTLGEQREGEIHPVSYELLAWGRDLADKLDVELSAVILGHGLRGKVQELIYRGADRVYLVDYPELENFSVDPYSRILVSLVKEYKPEVFIASATTMGRTIMPVLAAKLSIGLTADCTELDIEPEKRLLLQTRPAIGGNVMATIKTPNHKPAMSTVRPKSKRPLPRDTSRKGELILKEFDGDFLRSRVKRVGFIRDETSESPIQDADIVISGGKGLKDSRNFQLLFELAQILGGSVGASRMAVDMGWIPYSHQIGLSGKTVSPKLYMAVGISGAVQHLAGMSSSEVIVAINKDPDANIFKVVDFGIVGDLFEVLPVLIEKLKAIKGGMEDEV
- a CDS encoding FAD-binding oxidoreductase, giving the protein MRYKKVTPEIVKELREICGERNVIYEEKEKLEGYSHDEAGKFYFHMPEVVVKPAAAEEIAEVIKLANRERIPVTPRGAGSGLAGACVPIYGGVVLSLERMNRVLEIDKVNLVAVVEPGVITNDLCRKVAEEGLFYAGYPMSVETSFIGGNIATNAGGSKVIKYGNTGHHVLGLEVVLPTGEIVQFGGKRRKDSSGYNFVKFLVGSEGTLGVFTKAYLNLIPQPGKTVDLLVPFGSVQEAIYTVPKVITESKVLPTSVEFIDRLSVELTTEYLDTSLPFQEKAEAYLIIQFDGRGKEELADIYEKAGKMCLDEGALEVFVADNPFTSEMIWRVRRNWLEGIRAFDPYSSTGDIVVPTSQIPRMMDEIRKVSERYNVRIPCAAHVGDGNLHPAPMKPEGMSPERWQGIMEKILDELAIIACRLGGAASGEHGIGFLKKKILSETKRREIELMRRVKQSFDPNGILNPGKLF
- a CDS encoding D-glycerate dehydrogenase, coding for MRRKVYVTRRLPQPAIDMLEERFDVEIYPEDRAIPREVLMEKVKGIDALLPLLTDKVDAEVMDAAGGNLKIIANYAVGYDNIDVDAATKRKIAVTNTPGVLTETTADMAWALMFAVARRVAEADKFTRAGKFKGWGPMMFLGGDVYGKTLGVVGVGRIGSAVAKRARGFNMRVLYTDVVRNEEIEKEVGAKKVELDELLRESDFVTLHVPLMPSTRHLIGERELKLMKKTAYLINTSRGPVVDERALVETLRKGEIAGAGLDVYENEPELSPGLAELDNVVLTPHIASASVETRTRMATLAAENIIAFFEGKRPPTIVNPEVLG